The following are encoded together in the Microbacterium hatanonis genome:
- a CDS encoding MFS transporter, translating into MSNASPNPRKAAVRPPPSQNLALIVVCAAQFVLQLDFSVVNVALPSIKGGLGFSDSDLQWIVTGYALTFGALLLFGGRAGDLFGQRKMLLLGLIVFGVGSVGGGLAPTPETLIAARFVQGAAGALVSPAALSSLTLLFPDGPGRIRALGIWQGATAAGGTAGIVLGGLLVEVLGWRSVFIINVPIVITLVVLVPRVIPRPAPRQSVSLHVGPSLLVTVGIALVIYALSSLEQYGPVSVNTLAPFITGLVLVAGFIAIQVRSRDPLIARALLRSRQRRGALGVMLITGAVLAAYVYFVSLYLQTVLGLSPLLTGLSLLPATLTIVVLSSFIARRVIARTGLKSSALIGALLVAGGQSWFVSLSTAGSYLLNVLPALLLTAAGIGLLLPAVSIAATADVASNVQGAAASLLTTSQQVGAALGVAALATIAASRTSAGASASGGYSTAFLVSAIATVIVVVIVAATFTKPEPASSTPAAHP; encoded by the coding sequence ATGTCGAACGCGTCACCGAATCCACGGAAAGCCGCTGTGCGCCCGCCCCCATCGCAGAACCTCGCCTTGATCGTCGTGTGCGCGGCACAATTCGTGCTCCAGCTCGACTTCAGCGTGGTGAATGTCGCGTTGCCGTCGATCAAGGGCGGGCTGGGGTTCTCTGACAGCGATCTGCAGTGGATAGTCACGGGCTACGCGCTGACCTTCGGCGCGCTCCTGCTGTTTGGCGGCCGGGCAGGTGACCTCTTCGGCCAGCGGAAGATGCTTCTCCTCGGCCTGATCGTGTTCGGGGTCGGCTCCGTCGGCGGCGGGCTGGCTCCCACACCTGAAACGCTTATCGCGGCGCGCTTCGTTCAGGGGGCAGCAGGCGCCCTGGTCTCACCGGCCGCGCTGTCATCACTGACGCTCTTGTTCCCCGACGGTCCAGGACGGATTCGAGCGCTGGGCATCTGGCAGGGGGCGACCGCTGCCGGCGGAACCGCCGGAATCGTTCTGGGAGGGCTGCTGGTCGAAGTGCTCGGGTGGAGAAGCGTCTTCATCATCAACGTCCCGATCGTGATCACGCTCGTCGTTCTGGTACCTCGGGTGATACCGCGACCGGCGCCCCGACAGAGCGTCTCCCTGCACGTCGGTCCGTCGTTGTTGGTCACCGTGGGCATTGCACTTGTGATCTACGCGCTGAGCAGTTTGGAACAGTACGGGCCGGTGAGTGTCAACACCCTGGCTCCTTTCATCACCGGCCTCGTCCTAGTCGCCGGTTTCATCGCGATTCAGGTGCGCTCCCGGGACCCGCTCATCGCGCGCGCGTTGCTTCGCTCACGGCAACGGCGCGGCGCGTTGGGCGTCATGCTCATCACCGGCGCCGTCCTCGCCGCCTATGTCTACTTCGTTTCGCTCTATCTGCAGACCGTGCTCGGGCTGAGCCCGTTGCTCACCGGGCTCAGCCTGCTGCCCGCAACACTCACGATCGTCGTGCTCTCGTCATTCATCGCCCGCCGGGTCATCGCGAGGACCGGCCTGAAGTCCTCGGCGCTTATCGGCGCGCTACTGGTCGCCGGCGGCCAGTCGTGGTTTGTGTCGCTCTCGACCGCGGGCAGCTACCTCCTCAACGTTCTCCCGGCCCTCCTCTTGACAGCTGCCGGCATCGGACTGCTGCTGCCCGCGGTGTCCATCGCCGCCACTGCGGACGTCGCGTCGAACGTCCAGGGCGCTGCGGCCAGCCTTCTGACGACGAGTCAGCAGGTCGGCGCGGCTCTAGGGGTCGCAGCCCTGGCCACCATCGCCGCGTCCCGGACCTCCGCCGGCGCGAGCGCATCCGGGGGATACTCCACCGCCTTCCTGGTCTCCGCCATAGCGACGGTCATCGTGGTCGTCATCGTGGCAGCGACCTTCACGAAGCCGGAACCGGCATCTTCAACCCCAGCTGCACATCCCTAG
- a CDS encoding VOC family protein, which yields MASFDSVGNVFYFVADLDAAVEWYAARLNCQPVVRGGALVAFELGRSRLTLHAMDELNSPGPSGTVPYWTVLDVDAVVAEWTAHGAKAHRGPKTVFTGERLCQLLDPFGNLFAVREEPSLRADADR from the coding sequence ATGGCTTCGTTCGATTCGGTGGGCAATGTCTTCTATTTCGTTGCGGATCTGGACGCCGCGGTTGAGTGGTACGCAGCGCGGCTGAATTGCCAGCCTGTCGTTCGAGGGGGAGCGTTGGTTGCGTTTGAGCTGGGCCGTTCGCGTCTGACGTTGCACGCCATGGATGAGTTGAACTCGCCCGGCCCGTCCGGGACGGTCCCGTATTGGACGGTGCTCGACGTCGACGCGGTTGTCGCGGAGTGGACTGCCCATGGCGCGAAAGCCCACCGCGGGCCGAAAACGGTCTTCACCGGTGAGCGACTCTGTCAACTTCTGGACCCGTTCGGCAACCTCTTCGCCGTTCGAGAAGAGCCATCTCTGAGGGCGGACGCCGACCGATGA